From Salmo salar unplaced genomic scaffold, Ssal_v3.1, whole genome shotgun sequence, one genomic window encodes:
- the LOC106594434 gene encoding NLR family CARD domain-containing protein 3, translating to MKSDRSMRKPIYFREGDFSTEQSLIKQGKPASPVPSCVSMKSDQSMDPPILFREGDFSTEQRFSNQTLRSVSPVPSHLSMKSDSSMHHPIQFNNGSGTFDPSGWSTLPEDQSRCAVCQQVLRDPVSITCGHRFCRQCITRYWEKPAPSGDYDCPQCRKRSRTLPVLQHLREPNDARGSENMDDSLQRAIVNHKDSLQRAIVNHKDSLKRRYECVIEGMETAGNQTPLNRIYTELYITEGESEGVNNEHEVWQLETASRTPTSHDTAIHCNDIFKPLPGQERSIRTVLTKGIAGIGKTVSVQKFILDWAEGKANQDVEIIFVLPFRELNLIKDLQYSLPRLLNDFHTELDIGNAKKLTACKAMFIFDGLDESRLPLDFQHNEKVSDVTQTSSVDVLLTNLIKGNLLPSALLWITSRPAAANQIPPKCIDQVTEVRGFNDPQKEEYFRKRFSDDDLASRIISHIKTSRSLHIMCHMPVFCWISAIVFEHMLSTDKKREMPTTLTEMSIHFLLIQTSLKNQKYHGRDEMDQEELMESDKEILLKLGRLAFENLEKGNLMFYEEDLKECGLDVKEASVYSGVCTQIFKEESVLFQRVVYCFVHLSIQEFLSAVYMYHCYTTRNMDALKPFLKRKSRGASEELTLHELLKSTVDKALESKNGHLDLFVRFLHGMSLESNQKLLRGLVAQTESSPESVQKTIRSLKVMQRKNMSPERCINLFHCLIEMKDHSVQKFIEVYLRSEKRSKNLTHAQCSALAYMLQISEEVLDVFNPKEYKTSEEGRRRLVPAVRGCRKAL from the exons TCTAATCAAACAGGGGaaaccagcctcccctgtacccagctgtgtgtccatgaagagtgaccagtctatggaTCCTCCCATactgtttagagagggagacttttctactgaacaaag ATTCTCTAACCAAACTCTGAGATCAGTCTCTCCAGTACCCAGTCatctgtccatgaagagtgactccTCTATGCATCATCCTATACAGTTTAATAATGGATCAGGGACCTTTGACCCCAG tggatggtctactctgccagaggatcagtcCAGGTGTGCAGTGTGCCAGCAGGTTCTGAGGGATCCAGTCTCTATCACCTGTGGACACAGGTTCTGCAGACAGTGCATCACCAGATACTGGGAGAAACCTGCTCCTTCAGGAGACTATGACTGTCCTCAGTGTAGAAAGAGATCCAGAACACTTCCTGTACTACAGCACCTGAGGGAACCTAATGATGCAAGAGGCTCTGAAAACA TGGATGACAGCCTGCAGAGAGCTATAGTAAACCATAAAGACAGTCTGCAGAGAGCTATAGTAAACCATAAAGACAGTCTGAAAAGGAGGTATGAATGTGTGATAGAAGGCATGGAAACAGCAGGGAACCAAACTCCCCTCAACAGGatttacacagagctctacatcacagaaggagagagtgaaggggttaaCAATGAACATGAGGTGTGGCAGCTAGAGACAGCATCCAGGACACCAACCTCACATGACACAGCAATCCACTGCAATGACATCTTTAAACCCTTACCTGGCCAAGAGAGAagcatcagaactgtgctgaccaaGGGCATCGCTGGCatcggaaaaacagtctctgtgcagaagttcatcctAGACTGGGCTGAAGGGAAGGCAAACCAAGATGTGGAGATCATATTTGTGCTTCCTTTCCGGGAGCTGAACTTGATCAAAGATCTCCAGTACAGTCTTCCCAGGCTTTTAAATGACTTCcacacagaactagacataggcaATGCAAAGAAACTCACTGCCTGTAAAGctatgttcatctttgatggtttgGATGAAAGCAGACTTCCATTAGATTTCCAGCACAATGAAAAGGTGTCTGATGTCACCCAGACATCATCTgttgatgttctgctgacaaacctcatcaaggggaatctgcttccctctgctctcctatgGATAACctcccgacctgcagcagccaatcagatcccCCCTAAGTgtattgaccaggtgacagaggtacgagggttcaatgacccacagaaggaggagtacttcaggaagagattcagtgatgatgacctggccagcagaatcatctcacacataaagacatcaaggagcctccacatcatgtgccacatgccggtgttctgttggatttctgcaatagTCTTTGAACACATGTTGAgtacagacaagaagagagagatgcccacgactctgactgagatgtccaTACACTTCCTGCTCATTCAGACCAGCCTGAAGAACCAGAAGTATCATGGAAGAGATGAGATGGATCAAGAGGAGCTCATGGAGTCAGATAAGGAAATTCTTCTGAAGCTGGGGAGGCTGGCGTTTGAAAATCTGGAGAAGGGTAATCTCatgttctatgaagaagacctgaaagagtgTGGCCTTGATGTCAaagaagcctcagtgtactcaggagtGTGCACACAAATCTTTAAAGAAGAGTCTGTGTTATTTCAGAGAGtggtgtactgctttgttcatctcagcattcaggagtttctctcAGCTGTCTACATGTACCATTGTTACACAACCAGGAACATGGATGCACTGAAGCCCTTCCTCAAGAGAAAGTCTAGAGGTGCGTCTGAAGAGCTAACCTTGCATGAGCTGCTGAAGAGTACCGTGGATAAAGCCTTGGAGAGTAAGAATGGACACCTGGACCTTTTTGTCCGCTTCCTTCATGGCatgtcactggagtccaatcagaaactCCTACGAGGTCTGGTGGCACAGACAGAAAGCAGTCCGGAGAGCGTCCAGAAAACAATCCGATCCCTTAAGGTGATGCAAAGGAAGAACATGTCCCCTGAGAGGTGCATCAATCTCTTCCACTGTCTGATAGAGATGAAAGACCATTCAGTACAGAAGTTCATCGAAGTGTACTTGAGGTCAGAAAAGAGATCCAAAAACCTCACACATGCTCAGTGTTCAGCGCTGGCCTACATGCTGCAgatatcagaggaggttctggatgTGTTTAACCCAAAGGAATACAAGACATCAGAGGAGGGTCGTAGGAGACTGGTCCCAGCTGTGAGAGGCTGCAGGAAAGCTCTGTAA